A genomic region of Cydia amplana chromosome 5, ilCydAmpl1.1, whole genome shotgun sequence contains the following coding sequences:
- the LOC134648282 gene encoding uncharacterized protein LOC134648282, with the protein MPIMAETCDWQLRCTELKHRGSHLLQSGQWSDCSFLVGSEPHQVVVPGHKLILAMASPVFEAMFYGGMAERNEPIPILDVQPEAFKALLEYIYTDNINISSFDKACELCYGAKKYMLPHLVKECTRYLWSDLYPKNACRAYEFARLFEESVLMDKCIQIISTNTKEVLTDSSFEEVELSTVITVFSLEHLNVDNELDLFEAAARYARAQARRQPSPGPASPKPATSEEKVVVVESSAESSPLSGSGEGCAASSGCAGSAEGPPRPGAEPDAAHPARPGAGEGAKTEPEPGTSDACTRTDKPSIRHAIEKIRFLTLTPQQFAEGPARSSLLTESEAFAVLMNILSSSSDVPLPDGFSSCRVPRKQLIGSGPSNNMPTFTVDTPSPVMVEHPERPLAALPYPRPRHDVPGVRLSSSIHTLSALGPEHLERHSNDFNKIYCQRPIIQHTDCLNTSVLDCSVTFMVDKNICLLGVQVPTQAPSEESAVSALGGTGYSELLYAHLLDADGARLTYTHYTNRVPYRHLLDIMFNRPVYIQRNKVYKVGIVFNKVGWYPMGSCAQQVAAESVFFNFGIGQSSDSVRDGLIRSIIFTY; encoded by the exons ATGCCCATAATGGCAGAAACTTGTGATTGGCAGTTAAGATGTACGGAGCTGAAGCACCGAGGTTCTCACCTTTTACAATCCGGCCAGTGGTCTGATTGCTCGTTCCTGGTGGGCTCGGAGCCGCACCAGGTCGTGGTGCCGGGCCACAAGCTCATTCTGGCCATGGCGTCGCCGGTGTTCGAGGCCATGTTCTACGGAGGAATGGCCGAGAGAAACGAGCCTATTCCAATTTTGGATGTTCAACCAGAAGCTTTCAAAGCGTTGCTAGA ATATATCTATACAGACAACATAAATATCAGCTCTTTTGACAAAGCCTGTGAGCTGTGCTACGGAGCCAAGAAGTACATGCTGCCACACCTGGTGAAAGAGTGCACGCGGTATCTCTGGTCAGACTTGTACCCGAAGAATGCATGCCGCGCTTACGAGTTTGCCAGATTGTTTGAGGAGAGTGTGCTTATGGACAAATGTATACAG ATAATAAGTACGAACACAAAAGAAGTGCTCACAGACAGCAGTTTCGAAGAAGTTGAACTCAGCACAGTGATAACTGTGTTCTCGCTGGAGCACCTGAACGTGGACAACGAGCTGGACCTGTTCGAGGCGGCGGCGCGGTACGCGCGTGCGCAGGCGCGCCGCCAGCCCTCCCCGGGGCCTGCGAGCCCTAAGCCCGCCACCAGTGAGGAGAAG GTGGTGGTAGTGGAGAGCAGCGCGGAAAGCAGCCCACTCTCGGGGTCTGGCGAGGGGTGCGCCGCGAGCTCGGGCTGCGCGGGCTCCGCTGAAGGCCCGCCGCGGCCCGGCGCGGAGCCCGACGCGGCGCACCCCGCCCGCCCCGGCGCCGGCGAGGGCGCCAAGACTGAGCCCGAGCCCGGCACCAGTGACGCCTGCACTAGGACAG ACAAGCCGAGCATCCGTCACGCCATCGAGAAGATCCGGTTCCTCACGCTCACGCCCCAGCAGTTCGCCGAGGGTCCCGCGCGATCCTCACTCCTCACAGAATCCGAGGCCTTCGCGGTCCTCATGAACATCCTCTCCAGCAGCTCTGACGTTCCACTGCCAGATGGCTTCAGTTCCTGCCGCGTGCCGAGGAAACAGCTCATCGGCAGCGGGCCATCCAATAAT ATGCCGACGTTCACGGTGGACACGCCCTCGCCCGTGATGGTGGAGCACCCGGAGCGCCCGCTGGCCGCGCTGCCCTACCCAAGGCCCCGGCACGATG TCCCAGGTGTCCGACTGTCCTCTTCCATCCACACGCTCTCGGCGCTCGGGCCCGAGCACCTAGAGCGACACAGCAACGACTTCAACAAGATCTACTGCCAACGGCCCATCATACAGCACACCGACTGTCTCAACACCAGCGTTCTAGACTGCTCGGTCACCTTCATGGTGGACAAGAACATCTGTCTACTCGGAGTTCAG GTTCCGACGCAAGCGCCAAGCGAAGAGAGCGCCGTATCCGCGCTCGGCGGGACCGGCTACTCGGAACTTCTATACGCCCATCTATTAGACGCGGACGGCGCGAGGCTCACGTACACACACTACACTAACCGTGTGCCTTACAGACATCTACTGGACATCATGTTTAACAGACCGGTCTATATACAGCGGAACAAG